The following proteins are co-located in the Planctomycetaceae bacterium genome:
- a CDS encoding DEAD/DEAH box helicase family protein yields the protein MDDRAEQSVLTFDRGTLVLRGQLAPRSADAPDSVWKWDQRIAAWRCDAMHYARLRRELSGQFGRNFRDDVPPPQRVVWPKIALPQLRAEQSEAVAAWTASGCRGQVVMPTGTGKTEVALAAMAQRPVSTLIVAPIRDLMYQWHRRILKGLGLDAGILGDGTADVKPVTVTTYDSAFIHMDKIGQRFGLLIFDEEHHLPGACYREAAIKSTAAMRMGLTATPERYDGRQVDLDWLIGPVAYEMPFALARNKTLADFDVVRVPVHLSDQEQACYDDCTRQVRHFIAARRREQPGYSWKDLCGECGKDPAARLALKAYHLKQSIEDRAGEKLRVLEDLFRLHAGQKAIVFAGSNAMAMEVSRRFLLPTILSHTRKKERLAVLDGFAGDVFPAIVANRVLDEGVDVPEAKVAVVIGGQASTRQAKQRLGRILRRSGTAAATLYEVVCESAGDIRRSRQRRQSDAYERTRHRRI from the coding sequence ATGGACGATAGAGCCGAACAATCCGTTCTAACGTTCGACCGCGGCACGCTGGTGCTGCGCGGACAGTTGGCGCCGCGGTCGGCCGACGCGCCGGATTCTGTCTGGAAGTGGGACCAGCGCATTGCGGCCTGGCGTTGCGATGCCATGCATTATGCGCGTCTGCGGCGTGAGCTGAGTGGGCAGTTCGGCCGAAACTTCAGGGATGACGTGCCGCCACCGCAGCGTGTGGTGTGGCCGAAGATCGCCCTGCCGCAGCTTCGGGCTGAACAGAGCGAAGCCGTGGCCGCCTGGACGGCGAGCGGCTGTCGCGGGCAGGTCGTCATGCCCACCGGCACGGGCAAGACGGAGGTCGCCCTGGCGGCGATGGCCCAGCGGCCAGTCAGCACGCTGATCGTGGCGCCCATCCGCGACCTGATGTACCAGTGGCACCGGCGGATCCTCAAAGGGCTGGGCCTGGACGCGGGCATCCTCGGCGACGGGACGGCCGACGTGAAACCCGTGACGGTGACCACGTATGACAGCGCCTTCATTCACATGGACAAGATCGGCCAGCGGTTCGGCCTGCTGATCTTCGATGAGGAGCATCATCTGCCGGGGGCATGCTATCGCGAGGCGGCGATCAAGAGCACCGCCGCAATGCGGATGGGATTGACAGCCACCCCCGAGCGGTACGACGGGCGGCAGGTGGACCTGGACTGGCTGATCGGCCCGGTGGCGTACGAGATGCCCTTTGCCTTGGCGCGGAATAAGACACTGGCGGACTTTGACGTGGTGCGGGTGCCGGTGCATCTGAGCGACCAGGAACAGGCCTGCTATGACGACTGCACGCGTCAGGTGCGGCACTTCATCGCCGCCCGCCGCCGCGAACAGCCGGGATACTCCTGGAAAGACCTCTGCGGCGAGTGCGGCAAAGACCCTGCCGCGCGGCTGGCGCTGAAGGCGTACCACCTCAAGCAATCAATCGAAGACCGGGCGGGCGAGAAACTCCGCGTGCTGGAGGACCTGTTTCGCCTTCATGCCGGACAAAAGGCGATCGTGTTCGCCGGTTCCAACGCGATGGCCATGGAGGTCTCGCGGCGGTTCCTGCTGCCGACGATCCTCTCTCACACGCGCAAGAAGGAGCGGCTGGCGGTGCTGGACGGCTTTGCGGGGGACGTCTTTCCGGCCATCGTGGCCAATCGCGTGCTGGACGAAGGAGTGGACGTTCCCGAGGCCAAGGTGGCCGTGGTGATCGGCGGACAGGCGTCGACCCGCCAGGCCAAGCAGCGTCTGGGGCGCATCCTGCGGCGCAGCGGCACGGCGGCCGCGACGTTGTATGAAGTCGTGTGCGAGTCGGCCGGCGACATCCGCCGCTCGCGCCAGAGAAGGCAAAGCGATGCTTACGAGCGAACACGCCATCGTCGAATATAG